The Lycium ferocissimum isolate CSIRO_LF1 chromosome 10, AGI_CSIRO_Lferr_CH_V1, whole genome shotgun sequence genome window below encodes:
- the LOC132034799 gene encoding putative serine carboxypeptidase-like 23 produces the protein MVKTTFFYFFFLTLLALSNLVHSYKPKKLKPIGHYFRHDLEKTTTYYPGRTSPVHVGPQSSPKENDKIEKLPGQPEGVDFNQYSGYVTVDQSAGRALFYYFVESPLDSASKPLVVWLNGGPGCSSLGGGAFGELGPFRVNKDGTLERNQFSWIFEANIIFLESPAGVGFSYTNTSSDYYFSGDRTTARDSYTFLVNWLEQFPEYKTRDFYLTGESYAGHYVPQLAQLILMHNNNPSKTISTINLKGIVIGNAYVDFEANMKGTTEYYWSHALISDELYNKIISTCNFSTPSSASKKCNEYLDQIEKEIGNIFLYNIYAPLCPKGSPSSTSIPDVDPCLPSYIQSYFNIPEVQKAMHANVTNLPYPWESCKYKSLDLVGKKTYLLLMSTFLSIILTLIINFLFIENSSTLNLNWKDRPLTVLPLLHQLMKTGLRIWLYSGDIDVVVPVTDTRYAIKKLNLSVKTAWYPWYLQGEVGGYVEEYENLTLVTIRASRQLLFITLFQKTYRPSQIGTKRI, from the exons ATGGTTAAAACAACATTTTTCTACTTCTTTTTCCTAACCTTGTTAGCTTTATCTAATTTAGTGCATTCTTATAAACCTAAAAAATTAAAGCCAATTGGTCATTACTTCAGGCATGATTTGGAAAAAACTACTACTTATTATCCAGGCAGGACTTCACCGGTGCATGTTGGGCCTCAAAGTTCACCCAAAGAGAATgacaaaattgaaaaattgcCTGGTCAACCTGAAGGTGTAGATTTTAACCAGTATTCAGGATATGTTACAGTTGATCAAAGTGCTGGAAGAGCTCTGTTTTATTATTTCGTCGAATCGCCTCTAGACTCTGCTTCTAAGCCCCTTGTCGTATGGCTCAATGGAG GGCCAGGTTGTTCCTCACTCGGAGGAGGAGCATTTGGGGAACTTGGGCCATTTAGAGTTAACAAAGATGGTACTCTAGAGAGGAATCAATTTTCATGGATTTTTG AGGCCAACATAATCTTTCTCGAATCGCCGGCCGGTGTTGGATTTTCATATACAAACACAAGTTCTGACTACTATTTTAGCGGAGACAGAACAACAGCTCGTGATTCTTATACCTTTCTAGTCAATTGGCTCGAACAATTTCCAGAATACAAAACTAGGGACTTTTACCTTACAGGAGAGAGCTACGCGGGCCATTACGTCCCTCAACTCGCTCAGCTTATACTTATGCACAACAATAACCCAAGCAAGACTATTAGTACTATCAATTTGAAAGGAATCGTT ATTGGCAATGCCTATGTTGATTTTGAAGCCAACATGAAAGGAACAACAGAGTATTACTGGTCTCATGCACTGATCTCAGATGAATTATacaacaaaatcatatcaaCCTGTAATTTTTCTACTCCATCGTCTGCATCCAAGAAATGCAATGAGTATTTGGACCAAATcgaaaaagaaattggaaatatCTTTCTCTACAACATCTACGCGCCATTATGCCCCAAAGGATCACCCTCAAGTACCTCA ATACCAGACGTTGATCCGTGCCTACCGAGTTATATTCAGTCCTACTTTAACATTCCAGAAGTTCAAAAGGCTATGCACGCAAACGTTACAAATCTTCCTTATCCATGGGAAAGCTGCAAGTATAAGTCTCTTGATTTAGTGGGAAAAAAAACTTATCTTTTGCTAATGTCTACATTTCTAAGCATAATTCTAACATTAATCataaatttcctttttattgagaACAGTAGCACTCTTAATCTCAACTGGAAAGATAGACCATTGACTGTCTTACCACTTTTGCATCAGTTGATGAAGACTGGATTAAGGATTTGGCTGTATAG TGGTGACATAGATGTTGTAGTGCCAGTGACAGATACAAGATATGCTATAAAGAAGTTAAATTTATCAGTTAAGACAGCTTGGTATCCTTGGTATTTACAGGGAGAG GTTGGTGGATACGTGGAGGAGTATGAAAACTTGACATTAGTGACAATAAGAGCATCTCGGCAGCTATTGTTCATCACTTTGTTCCAAAAAACATATCGGCCCTCACAAATTGGCACAAAACGGATCTAA